One genomic window of Fusarium keratoplasticum isolate Fu6.1 chromosome 3, whole genome shotgun sequence includes the following:
- a CDS encoding Pyruvate decarboxylase, with translation MHNLEKYSASFAFFEGLWEAGVTHVFVNLGSDHPAIMEALAHGAHLKGVNFPKVITCPHEMVAMSMADGFARVTGKPQCVLVHVDVGTQMLGCAMHNASVARCPVLVFAGLSPFTLEGEMRGSRTEYIHWLQDAPDQKQIVSQFCRFSGEFKSGKNIKQVLNRALQFATSDPKGPAYLVGAREVMEEDITPYHLDQDVWNAVAPVGLPPDAPELIVSLLAEAESPLVIVGYTGRNPTTVPALVKLVESIPGVQVLDGLGSDVCFPWSHRAFLGVGIGRHESIRTADVIVVIDCDVPWIPTQCKPRADAKIIHLDVDPLKQNMPLHYIPAFRRYRVDSETAIKQLNNYISMHPRFSKLTELEPYRKRWDLLAEAHRQRMDKIAKLAEAPSDGSSPPSTSYLCAQLRRTCPKDTIWCVEAVTNAPFIYEQLQVDDPGHLFNGGGGGLGWSGGAALGVKLASDWVSGGTGKGKFVTLIVGDGTYMFGVPGTVYWIARRYELPTLTIVLSNKGWNAPRHSMSLVHPDGYGSKISNEDLNISFSPTPDYSGIGKAASGGNAWAGVASSIEDLGRLLPEAVERVQNGVSALLEVRLKGSW, from the exons ATGCACAACCT TGAGAAATATTCGGCCTCATTCGCCTTCTTCGAGGGTCTTTGGGAG GCTGGTGTTACCCATGTCTTTGTCAACTTGGGTTCGGACCATCcggccatcatggaggcTCTCGCACACGGAGCCCATTTGAAGGGTGTCAATTTCCCCAAGGTCATCACTTGCCCCCATGAG ATGGTCGCAATGTCCATGGCTGACGGATTTGCCCGTGTGACGGGCAAACCTCAGTGTGTCCTGGTCCATGTCGATGTGGGAACACAGATGCTCGGCTGCGCTATGCACAATGCATCCGTTGCAAGATGCCCGGTCCTGGTGTTTGCAGGTCTGTCTCCATTCACCCTCGAAGGTGAAATGAGAGGTTCCCGTACCGAGTATATCCATTGGCTTCAAGACGCTCCTGATCAGAAACAGATTGTTTCTCAGTTCTGTCGCTTCTCAGGCGAGTTCAAGTCCGGCAAAAACATCAAGCAGGTGCTCAACCGAGCATTGCAGTTTGCTACAAGCGATCCCAAAGGCCCTGCATATCTCGTTGGTGCTCGAGaagtgatggaggaggatatCACGCCATACCATCTGGACCAGGATGTGTGGAACGCCGTGGCCCCAGTTGGTCTTCCCCCTGACGCCCCGGAGCTCATTGTCTCTCTCCTGGCTGAAGCGGAGAGCCCGCTTGTCATTGTCGGCTATACTGGCCGTAACCCGACGACTGTGCCCGCGCTGGTCAAGCTGGTTGAGTCAATTCCTGGTGTTCAGGTCCTGGATGGCCTTGGAAGTGACGTCTGCTTCCCATGGAGTCATCGCGCCTTTTTGGGAGTTGGAATTGGACGTCACGAGTCCATCAGGACTGCGGATGTCATCGTCGTGATTGACTGCGACGTTCCATGGATTCCAACCCAGTGCAAGCCTCGTGCCGATGCAAAGATCATTCACCTCGATGTCGACCCCCTCAAGCAAAACATGCCTCTGCATTACATACCTGCATTCCGCAGATATCGTGTCGACTCAGAAACAGCTATCAAGCAACTAAACAACTACATTTCGATGCACCCTCGCTTCTCCAAACTGACCGAGCTCGAGCCATACAGAAAGCGTTGGGATCTGCTGGCTGAGGCCCATCGGCAACGCATGGACAAGATTGCAAAGCTTGCGGAAGCACCTTCAGACGGATCCTCGCCACCAAGTACCTCTTACTTGTGCGCTCAACTACGCAGAACATGCCCCAAGGATACAATCTGGTGCGTCGAGGCAGTCACAAACGCTCCTTTTATATATGAGCAGCTGCAGGTTGACGACCCAGGCCATCTCTTCAatggcggcggaggcgggcTCGGGTGGTCCGGGGGAGCGGCACTGGGCGTTAAGCTCGCCTCAGACTGGGTTTCTGGCGGCACGGGCAAAGGCAAGTTCGTAACACTCATTGTGGGCGACGGCACGTACATGTTTGGAGTGCCAGGTACTGTATACTGGATCGCCAGAAGATACGAGCTACCTACTCTCACAATTGTGCTTAGCAACAAAG GTTGGAATGCTCCGCGTCACTCAATGTCCCTGGTGCATCCTGACGGATACGGGTCCAAGATCTCGAACGAAGACCTCAACATTTCCTTCTCCCCAACTCCCGATTATTCAGGTATAGGAAAGGCAGCTTCTGGGGGCAATGCCTGGGCTGGAGTCGCGTCCTCCATCGAAGACTTGGGTCGTCTACTGCCGGAGGCTGTGGAAAGAGTCCAGAATGGTGTTTCAGCACTCCTTGAGGTTAGGCTGAAGGGGTCCTGGTGA
- a CDS encoding Aldedh domain-containing protein — protein MPTITVSGVGGCQIRVPTGLFIDNVFVSAHENAVVDIENPFNGQKLGSISAAQAIDVDRAVSSASKAFNETWRSSTPQQRRNMLNRLAELIERDVDVLASLEAVDAGILYRDSSNMFVPQAAETCRYYAGWADKMDGQSLDIANGMAYTRREPYGVCAAIVPWNSPLMITLWKLAPAIAAGNVLIIKTPENSPLYGQRLAELVVEAGFPPGVINILCGIGSVAGQALAEHQEVRKISFTGSAAVGRQLLATSSKTNLKKVSLELGGKGPSIVFADADWENALSWTTAGITVNNGQICAAGSRIYVQDAIYDRFVREFSQRSKNAIAGDPLLADTTKGPLISKLQKERVMEYIRKGRGEKANLIHGGDDSELPSSGHFVPNTAFSDVDPTASIIQEEIFGPVACIARFSTEEEAIELANGTSYGLASAVFTENVNRAIRVGESLESGQVTVNMWGTVNVNTPFGGVKESGFGRDLGRDALDEWTHVKCIKFQVSKL, from the exons ATGCCTACCATCACCGTTTCAGGCGTTGGTGGTTGCCAAATCAGAG TGCCAACGGGCCTCTTTATCGACAATGTCTTCGTTTCAGCCCACGAAAACGCCGTCGTGGACATCGAAAACCCGTTCAACGGCCAAAAGCTGGGGTCCATCTCCGCCGCTCAAGCTATTGACGTCGATAGAGCCGTCTCGTCAGCCAGCAAGGCGTTCAACGAGACATGGCGTTCATCTACACCTCAGCAGCGCCGAAATATGTTGAACCGCCTTGCGGAGCTTATCGAACGGGACGTCGATGTTCTCGCTTCCCTTGAGGCGGTCGACGCAGGAATCCTCTATCGAGACTCTAGCAATATGTTTGTTCCACAGGCTGCCGAGACATGTCGCTATTATGCGGGCTGGGCGGATAAGATGGATGGTCAATCTTTAGATATTGCCAATGGTATGGCTTACACTCGGCGCGAGCCTTATGGTGTCTGTGCTGCTATCGTGCCTTGGAACTCGCCTTT GATGATCACACTCTGGAAGCTCGCAccagccatcgccgccgGCAACGTCCTCATTATAAAGACGCCTGAGAACTCACCACTATACGGACAGCGACTTGCAGAGCTCGTTGTGGAGGCAGGGTTTCCTCCTGGTGTCATCAACATTCTCTGTGGCATAGGTTCAGTGGCAGGCCAGGCTCTGGCTGAGCATCAAGAGGTTCGGAAGATCTCCTTCACTGGAAGCGCGGCGGTCGGCCGCCAGCTCTTGGCCACCTCGTCAAAGACAAACCTCAAGAAAGTAAGCCTTGAGTTGGGTGGGAAGGGACCAAGCATTGTATTTGCTGATGCAGACTGGGAAAATGCCTTGTCTTGGACTACGGCTGGCATTACGGTGAACAACGGTCAGATATGTGCGGCCGGGAGCCGTATCTACGTTCAAGACGCAATCTACGATCGCTTCGTACGCGAATTCTCGCAACGTTCCAAGAATGCCATCGCAGGCGATCCATTGCTGGCAGATACAACCAAGGGCCCTCTCATCAGCAAGCTACAAAAGGAACGGGTTATGGAATACATCCGAAAGGGGCGTGGAGAAAAGGCCAACTTGATTCATGGGGGAGATGACTCCGAACTACCAAGCAGCGGACACTTCGTTCCTAACACTGCCTTCTCCGATGTTGATCCTACCGCCTCCATCATACAGGAGGAGATATTCGGCCCGGTAGCTTGCATCGCTCGCTTCAGcacggaggaagaggctaTCGAGCTAGCCAATGGAACATCGTACGGCCTCGCGTCAGCTGTCTTCACAGAAAATGTCAACAGAGCCATACGAGTCGGCGAGTCTCTTGAGAGTGGACAGGTGACAGTCAACATGTGGGGTACCGTCAATGTGAACACGCCCTTTGGCGGCGTCAAGGAAAGCGGGTTTGGTCGGGACCTAGGCCGGGATGCTCTGGATGAGTGGACTCATGTCAAATGTATCAAGTTTCAGGTTTCCAAACTGTAG